A portion of the Dethiobacter alkaliphilus AHT 1 genome contains these proteins:
- a CDS encoding sigma factor-like helix-turn-helix DNA-binding protein, whose amino-acid sequence MATKLKLRERTVLAMRFGLPMGRRKTQKEIAKSLGISRSYVFRIEKKVIAKIAEEFRQERQSL is encoded by the coding sequence TTGGCAACAAAGCTAAAACTCCGCGAACGCACCGTCCTGGCCATGCGCTTTGGCCTGCCCATGGGCCGGCGCAAAACCCAAAAGGAAATCGCCAAATCCCTTGGCATCTCCCGATCCTACGTTTTCCGAATTGAGAAGAAAGTGATCGCGAAAATAGCCGAAGAGTTCCGCCAGGAAAGACAGAGTTTATAG